A window of the Streptomyces albireticuli genome harbors these coding sequences:
- a CDS encoding ABC transporter permease: MKKLDKNKLILALAAPVLAIVAALVITSIIIAATGKDPFHAYQVMVDFGSKADSQVWIINKATPYYLSALAVAIGFRMNLFNIGVDGQYRIAAFFAAVVGGALTLPGIIQIPVIIIVAMIVGAIWAGIAGLLKTTRGVSEVISTIMLNAIGAAVIAYFLQDGRLAEKEGNLIHTPYLPDSAHFFEIPTTPKPIYGFVVIAALAGLVYWFVLNRSRFGFDLRTVGQSESAAQASGVNVKRMVVTSMVLSGAMAGLVGMPTLLGVSYNYGTDFPAGIGFTGIAIALLGRNHPIGMALGALFWSFLERTGTQLEFEGYAQEMVGVIQGVIVLCVVIAYEIVRRYGLKAQQRKVGEELAAQARKSDKAEVSA; encoded by the coding sequence ATGAAGAAGCTGGACAAGAACAAGCTGATCCTGGCCCTCGCCGCGCCCGTCCTGGCGATCGTGGCCGCCCTGGTGATCACCTCGATCATCATCGCCGCCACCGGCAAGGACCCGTTCCACGCCTACCAGGTCATGGTCGACTTCGGTTCGAAGGCCGACTCCCAGGTCTGGATCATCAACAAGGCGACCCCGTACTACCTGTCCGCGCTGGCCGTCGCCATCGGCTTCCGGATGAACCTCTTCAACATCGGCGTCGACGGCCAGTACCGCATCGCGGCCTTCTTCGCCGCGGTGGTCGGCGGCGCCCTGACGCTGCCGGGCATCATCCAGATCCCCGTGATCATCATCGTCGCGATGATCGTGGGCGCCATCTGGGCGGGCATCGCCGGTCTGCTGAAGACCACCCGGGGCGTCAGCGAGGTGATCAGCACCATCATGCTGAACGCCATCGGCGCCGCGGTGATCGCCTACTTCCTCCAGGACGGCCGGCTCGCGGAGAAGGAGGGCAACCTGATCCACACGCCCTACCTGCCCGACTCGGCGCACTTCTTCGAGATCCCGACCACGCCCAAGCCGATCTACGGCTTCGTCGTGATCGCCGCCCTCGCCGGCCTCGTCTACTGGTTCGTCCTGAACCGCTCCCGCTTCGGCTTCGACCTGCGCACCGTCGGTCAGTCCGAGTCGGCAGCCCAGGCCAGCGGTGTGAACGTCAAGCGCATGGTGGTCACCTCGATGGTGCTCTCCGGCGCCATGGCGGGCCTCGTCGGCATGCCGACCCTGCTCGGCGTCTCGTACAACTACGGCACCGACTTCCCGGCCGGTATCGGCTTCACCGGCATCGCCATCGCGCTGCTCGGCCGCAACCACCCCATCGGCATGGCGCTCGGCGCCCTCTTCTGGAGCTTCCTGGAGCGCACCGGCACCCAGCTGGAGTTCGAGGGCTACGCCCAGGAGATGGTCGGCGTGATCCAGGGCGTCATCGTCCTGTGCGTGGTCATCGCCTACGAGATCGTCCGCCGGTACGGCCTCAAGGCCCAGCAGCGGAAGGTCGGCGAGGAGCTCGCCGCCCAGGCCCGTAAGAGCGACAAGGCGGAGGTATCCGCGTGA